A DNA window from Fibrobacter sp. contains the following coding sequences:
- a CDS encoding AAA family ATPase: MKIIGRKREIRELDHYVETDKSEFIVVYGRRRVGKTFLIREYFNNEFAFQVTGIHDGSKEMQLANFGMALGKYFGTRSLPRTWLDAFSMLQKGLDELKTEGKKVVFIDEMPWMETQKSDFLRAFEVFWNGYAAWTHDILLIACGSATTWLTDNILNNIGGLYNRCTGRLFLKPFSLGETEEYLKDRNILWSRYDIIELYMVMGGIPFYLSQLDQSSTLAKNIDDIFFKERGKLWNEFNNLYVTLFKNADAHIKVAEALASKKLGLTKSEISELTGLPCNGTLTKILDNLEGSGFVRSYVYFGNKKKETTYQLADYYTLFYYRFLKDSKRDEIYWENSLDNPSRLAWAGYSFEQVCKDHLSAIRKKLGISGVLCEHSSWFSKGDADSGEVRRGCQIDLVIDRRDRVINICEMKFSRNEYVIDKDYDMNLRHKIGQFQRETKTRKAIQLTFVSPYGLKRGMYSSTAQSEVTAEDLFSDES, translated from the coding sequence ATGAAAATTATCGGAAGAAAAAGGGAAATTCGGGAACTCGACCATTATGTGGAAACCGACAAGTCGGAGTTCATCGTCGTCTATGGCAGGCGTCGCGTAGGCAAGACTTTTTTAATCCGCGAATATTTCAACAACGAATTCGCCTTTCAGGTGACGGGCATCCATGACGGTTCCAAGGAAATGCAGCTGGCGAATTTTGGCATGGCCCTAGGCAAGTATTTCGGAACCCGAAGCCTCCCCAGAACATGGCTGGACGCATTCTCCATGTTGCAAAAGGGGCTTGACGAGCTGAAGACCGAGGGCAAAAAAGTTGTTTTTATCGACGAAATGCCCTGGATGGAAACCCAGAAATCCGATTTCTTGCGGGCATTCGAAGTTTTCTGGAACGGTTACGCCGCGTGGACTCACGACATTTTGCTTATCGCGTGTGGATCCGCCACCACATGGCTTACAGACAACATCCTGAACAACATCGGCGGACTCTACAACCGCTGCACAGGTCGCCTATTCCTAAAGCCGTTCTCGCTGGGCGAAACGGAGGAATACCTGAAAGACCGGAACATTCTCTGGAGCCGTTACGACATCATTGAACTTTACATGGTCATGGGCGGCATTCCCTTTTACCTGAGCCAGCTGGATCAATCCTCGACACTTGCCAAAAACATCGACGATATATTTTTCAAGGAAAGGGGAAAACTCTGGAATGAGTTTAATAATTTATATGTAACACTGTTTAAAAATGCAGACGCGCACATAAAAGTCGCAGAGGCTCTCGCCTCAAAAAAATTGGGCCTTACGAAATCCGAAATTTCAGAACTTACGGGACTGCCCTGCAACGGAACGCTTACCAAAATTTTGGACAACCTGGAAGGTTCCGGCTTCGTCCGTTCCTATGTGTATTTCGGCAACAAGAAAAAGGAGACCACCTATCAGCTTGCCGATTACTACACCCTATTCTATTATCGTTTTCTGAAGGACTCCAAGCGCGATGAAATTTACTGGGAAAATTCCCTGGACAACCCGTCAAGGCTTGCATGGGCAGGGTATTCCTTTGAGCAGGTTTGCAAGGACCACCTTTCCGCCATTCGGAAAAAACTGGGGATTTCGGGAGTGCTTTGCGAGCATTCGTCGTGGTTCAGCAAGGGGGATGCCGATTCCGGCGAAGTCCGGCGAGGTTGCCAGATAGACCTTGTCATTGACAGGCGCGACAGGGTCATCAACATCTGCGAAATGAAGTTTAGCCGCAATGAATATGTCATCGACAAGGATTACGACATGAATCTTCGCCATAAGATTGGGCAGTTCCAGCGGGAAACAAAAACCCGGAAGGCCATCCAGCTGACTTTTGTAAGCCCGTACGGGCTGAAGCGCGGAATGTATTCCAGCACGGCCCAGTCGGAAGTCACTGCAGAAGACCTTTTTTCAGACGAATCGTAA